GCTCCCAATAAGCTGGGGGAAGACATAACCGTTCCCCGAAGCCGGATCCCGGAAGCCGTAAGGAGAATCCGGGAAATATCCCAAAAATACGGCCTTCCGGTAGTCGTTTTCGGCCACGCCGGCGATGGAAACCTCCACCCCAACATCCTCTTTGATAAGCGCCGTCCGGAGGATATGGAAAAGGTGGAAAAGATTGCGGGCGAAATCTTCAAGATGGCTGTAGAAATGGGCGGAGTGCTTTCGGGGGAGCACGGGGTGGGGATTTTGAAGCAGCCTTACCTGGAAATGGCCGTTGGGCCTGTGGCGGTAGAAATCATGAAAGCCATAAAGCAGGCTCTGGATCCCAAGGGTATCCTTAATCCGGGGAAAGTGGTACCTCTTGGTGTCTCGTGGCGAGGCGAGTGAGAGCATGGGGCAGGTCCGTTGCGAGATAATAGCCATAGGAAACGAACTTCTGCTCGGAGAAGTTCTTGATACCAACACTCACTGGCTCTGCCGGCAGTTGACCGGCCTCGGGGGAAAGGTAACCCGATGCCTTGTGGTGGGGGATGACCCTGAAGAAATCGGATGGGCATTGAAAAGTTGCCTGTCCAGGGGGGCAAACCTTATAATCACCACTGGCGGCCTCGGCCCAACAGCCGACGATATTACCCTTCAGGCCATAGCCGGGGCCCTGGACCTCCCTCTGGAAGAGAACCCGGAGGCCCTAGAGATGATTGGAACCCGTTACCTTACTTTATACCAAGCAGGTTACGTTCAGGAACCTTCTGTGACCCCTCCCAGGCGTAAGATGGCCCTTTTCCCAAAGGGTGGTAAGCCCCTGTTCAATCCCGTGGGAACTGCCCCGGCCATGCTTCTGGAATATGAAGGAAGCTACATCCTCTCCCTCCCCGGCGTCCCCGAGGAGATGAAGGGCATATTCCGCTCTTCTCTGGTTCCCTTCCTGGAAAAAATTTTCGGCCAGGCCTTTTATGAAAGCATAACCCTCTCGCTGGAATGGGGGGATGAATCCTCAATCGCCGAAATCCTGGACAGGGTAGCCAAACAGCATCCCAACGTCTACATGAAATCAAGAGCCAGGGCTTTCGGAAGAGAGGTCCGCCTGAAAGTAACCTTGGCGGCTTCCGGGTCCAGTTCTGAAGCGGTCAGCAGAGCTATAGAGGAGGCCCTCTCCCATCTGGAGAAAGAATTAGCTTCCAGAGGCATAAAGGTGAGCAAAGCATGATGAAGCGATTCTTGTGGCTCCTGCTGGTTCTGATCCCTTGTTTTCCCTTAGCGAGGGAGGGATTTTTTCATACGGACGACGGGATCTTCCACTTTTACCGGTTCGCCTCCCTCACAAGGCACATTGAAGCCGGCCACCTCTATCCCCGCTGGTTCGCCGACTTTGCCTTTGGCTATGGACACCCTATCCTCAATTTCTATGCCCCCCTGACTTACTACCTGGCCTTTCTCATCCATTTGCTGGTCCGCAACCCAGTAATAGCCATGAAAGTGCTGATCGTTTTAAGTTTTGTAGCTTCCGCCTGGGGGATATACCTCTTGGGAAGGGAGCTCTGGGGAGAAGAGGCAGCGTTCCTCGCTTCAGTACTCTACGCCCTATTCCCCTACCATCTTGCTGATGTCTACACCAGAGGAGCAATCCCGGAGGCCCTGG
This genomic interval from Anaerolineae bacterium contains the following:
- a CDS encoding competence/damage-inducible protein A; amino-acid sequence: MGQVRCEIIAIGNELLLGEVLDTNTHWLCRQLTGLGGKVTRCLVVGDDPEEIGWALKSCLSRGANLIITTGGLGPTADDITLQAIAGALDLPLEENPEALEMIGTRYLTLYQAGYVQEPSVTPPRRKMALFPKGGKPLFNPVGTAPAMLLEYEGSYILSLPGVPEEMKGIFRSSLVPFLEKIFGQAFYESITLSLEWGDESSIAEILDRVAKQHPNVYMKSRARAFGREVRLKVTLAASGSSSEAVSRAIEEALSHLEKELASRGIKVSKA